Genomic window (Bacteroidales bacterium):
CAAAATTGTTTACAACACCCGGGAGCTTGTAAGACCTAATCGGAAAAACATTCGAAAACATCGGCAAAAGAAACCTTATTCTATGAATTACAAAAGGTTATGACAGATTATTAACTAAACGACATTGTTTCATAATTAGTTATTTTTATAGTCCCCAAATTGAATAAGGGTTGTAATATCCCGGATAAAAGTTTTTTTGCAACTTATTTGCTTTTGCTTATGCAATAATAGTTATTTTTTGCCGGAAATAAAAGCTGTTGTTTCCGGTTTTAATTGTGTTACAAGAAAAGTTAATGCTGTGCAGAACGGCTTTGTCTTTTTATTTTATACCTACGCTGAACTGGTATGTGAGGTTTGTTTTGTTTCCGTAGGTATTTAAACTCTAATACTTTATTGATAAGTATATACTGTTTGATATTCGTCCATATTATCGCTTAACAATTCAAGTTTTAATTCTTCTTCCGTTAATTTTAGAATAAGATATTCTGAAATAATGTTATCGTAAGAGATGTAAATTTTTGTTTTGTTTTCTTTGAACTCCCAATGAGAAATTAAAGAATCGTTTAAACAAGCATCTTTTTGAAAATAACTTGAATCTTCGTTAAATTTATAACTTGACTGAAAGGCACAATCTTGCCATGCATCTGAAATACTTGACTCAAGTCCGCTTTTATTAATAAGAACCGCTTTAACAACGTGCCGTGTTTTTGTCGTAAGCAAATCGGTGTTAATACTTTCCGCTTCCGGTTTAATTTGACCTTTTTTGCAAGAAAAAGTAATTACCGATAAAACCATAAGCGTAATCAGAAATTGTTTTTTCATTGTTTTTTATTTTTATAGTTAAAATTATAGGATAAGCCGACTGATATATGTAGTTTTGAGTATTCAACAGTTTCAAAATAATCTGTACCTATAAGTATCATTTTATCTTTATCGGGGAACATTCCTGCTATTTGAAATTCTGTTTTAAGATTTTTTCCGAGTTTTAAAAATATACCGGGTTCAAAAGAAAAAAAATTAAAATTATATATAAAAGTTTCACCGGAATAATATGTTTTTGGGATTTTATAGTTATTATGATAAATTTTAATATACGAACCGATATTCATTTTTTTACCTGATGTAGAAAAAACAAAATTAAAATTCGGGCTGTAATATTTCCCGTCATTATAATGACTTTTAGAGTTTCCTGTTTTTACACCGGTATAAATTTCATAAATAAATTTGTTATTTATTTTATTGAAATATCCTGCCGAAATTTCAAAACTTGAATTGTAAGCCAGCGAAGGAATTTCAAAAAACCAGTCTATAAAACCAAAATCATCACTCCCTAAACCTGTTATGTAATTATATGTAAATCGTGCATCTGCTTTAAAAGCAATGTTTTTAAAAGGTGCATAGGCAACAGCAGTTTGAAAACTATTTGTACTTAAAGATATTTTTGCTTTTAAATCTTTTTTTTGTTGCATTAAAGGCACAAAACTTCCTGAAGGCATATATTGAGTTGCACAAGCCGAAAACATGAAGAAAAATATGACCGAAAATAAATATCTCATAACAAACTATTTTTGAATGATTATTTTTTTTGCAGAGGTTGAAAAATCAGATGTTAGTTTCAACCTTATACCGAAACCTGTATTTCAAAACCTTCATTTTTAACTTTTTCGGCTATTTCGTATAATTTTTCAGGAGAAACTTTTTTTAAATTTTCGGAAGGCGTATCTCTGTCTATTGTATAAATCATTACCTGTTTAGGTTTTATTTCTTTTAAAAGTTTTATCCATGCCTCAACTTCTTTGTTGTTTGTATTATCGGCAGATTTGCCTTTGTAAGTTCCTGACAAAAACATGGTTTGTATAATTAAATTGCCTTTGAAAGCTTTTAAATTTCCAACTAATTTTTTAACCGTAAATTCGGCAGGAGGGTTATTCATAAACTTTACGGTTTCGTCAAAAGCGGAATCTAATTTTAAAATGTTGTCATCAACTTTTTGAAGTGCGTTAAAAACAGATTTTTTTTGAATTAAAGTTGCATTTGACAGTACTGCGATTCTTGCTTTAGGGAAATATTTATTTCGAGTTATTATTGTGTCGCCGATAATCCCTTCAAAATCAGGATGTATTGTAGGCTCACCGTTTCCTGCAAAAGTTATTACATCAGGCGAATTGTTATTTTTTTTCATTTCAGAAAGAACATTTTCTAATTTTTCTTTTACATCTTTTCTGTCGTGAAATCTTTTTCCTTTAAATTTTTCTTTATGTGTTCTTCCGCATTCGCAATAAATACAATCGAAATTGCAGTATTTATAATCAAGCGGTAAAAGGTTAATACCGAGAGATACACCAAGGCGGCGACTTTTTACGGGACCGAATATAGTTTCGTCAAATAAAAATACAGGCATCTTTTTTTTCGCCAAAAGTAAAAACATTTATATAAAAAAAAAGAGATACAATTTAATGTACCTCCTTTTTTCGACATAATAAGTTATAAGTAGTTTTAAAATGTTGCCTATGAAATATAATATTAGTTTGTTGTTAGTACAAATGTATGACAAAAACTGTTTTTATAACAATTTTTCAATGCTCACTTGATGAAAGAGCATTAATTTTTGACGAGTAATAATATATAGCTGATTAAATTTTTACTTTCCGGGGAAATTTGCTTTCCGTTTATTCATAAAGGCATCGGTTCCTTCTTTGAAATCTTCGGTTCCGAAACATTTTCCGAATTCTTCGATTTCGGTTTTAAAACCGTCAACACCGGCGGTAAAATAGGCATCAATGCAGGCAATTACTCCGGCAACTGCTACGGGTGATTGTTTCATTATTGTTTTCAGAAGTTCTTCGGTTTTTTCAATTAGTTCATTCTGCGGGAAAACGTAATTTACAAGTCCGAGTTTAAGTGCTTCGTCGGCTTTAATCATTGCTCCCGTCATAAGAAGTTCCGTAGCTTTTCCTTTTCCGATAAGTTGTGTAAGTCGTTGTGTCCCGGCATATCCGGGTGTAACACCGAGGCTGACTTCCGGCTGACCGAAACGTGCATTGTCGGATGCTGTTCTGATGTGGCAAGCCATTGCAAGTTCCAGACCTCCGCCGAGGGCAAATCCGTTTACGGCTGCAATAACAGGTTTTTTGAATGTTTCGATTATTTTGAAAATTCGTTGTCCGTTTGCCGAAAGTTCTTTACCTTCTTCAACGGAAAAGTTTGCAAATTCTTTAATATCGGCACCTGCGGCAAATGCTTTTTCTCCGGAACCGGTTATAAGAATGCTTTTTACTTCGTTTTTTGTTGCAATTTCGGTAAAAATGCTTTCTAATTCGGCAAAAACTGCTTTGTTAAGAGCATTTAGTTGTTTGGGACGGTTTAAGGTAATTGTTAAAATTCCGTCTTTAACTTCGGTTTGAATATTTTCGTAGTTCATTTTATTTGGTTTTTTAGTTTGTAAAGTTAAAAAGTTTAAAGTTATTATCAAATTACCATCAAATTACAACCTCTTACATCAGAATTGTCAAATCTTCCGAGAACTTCAAAACTGTTGTCTTTGTGAATTTTACCCAAATCTTTTGTTTCGATAAAAGAGCAGGAATAAATATTTGCCAAATCAATGATATTTATGCCTCCGGATTTTCCTTGCGGAAGCAAATCGAAAGGGTCATTTGTATCTCTTATCAAAATTTTCATCCAAGGCGGAGTAATATATTTATTTTCTTGTTTTGCATAGGCTTGCGACAGAAGTTCTGTCATACCGTATTCGGAATGTATTTGTTTTAAGCCGGTTGCATTTTTAATTATGCGGTGTAATTCTTCCCTTACGATTTCTTTTTTACGCCCTTTCATACCTCCGGTTTCGATAATTGTTGTGTTTTTTAAAGAAATTTTAAATTTCTCAAAGAAATCTAAAAGGGCAAAACTTACACCGAATAAAATTGTTTTTTGTTTGCGGTTTTCAAGTTCCGAAAGTTTTTCAAAAAGTTCTTCATGGTTGTATAAATAGTATTCATTACCTTTTTTGTTGCTTATTTGCATTAATTTTTCGACCATATATATTAGTGAAGAGTCGTTTCTTTCGGAATATGACGGAAGTAATGCCAAAAAAGTGTATTGTTCGGGGTTTCCGTAAAAAAGTTCAAAGGTTTTTATAAAACTTTCTTCGTAAATTTTTAAGTCGGGAATATGGTGTTCGCTTGTTGACATTCCGGTAGTTCCGCTGCTGCGAAATGTTGTTTGAATTTCTCTCTCGGAAGAAATAATTTTATGTGTTTTGAAAAAATCAATCGGCAAAAAAGGAATATCTTTATAGTGCTTTATTTGTGAAATATTTATATTAAGTTTTTTTATGTAACTTCTGTAAACACCATCGGCTCCAAGCTGATATTCAAACACTTCCAGAGCCGCTGCGTTAAATTGCTCTTCATTTTTAATACTAAAAATGTTCTTTGCCGTAATATTTTTATTTTGCATTTTCATGAAAATATAAAAACCTGCCGAATGAGGTTTAAAAGTATTTAAAAATATTATTCCGTTAATAAATTGTAAGCTCCTTTTTCTAAAAATATAGCAGCGGTATCGTTTAACATAACTTCGGTAAAACCGTTATACGTTTGCCCGGGTTTAATGTTTTTCTTTGCAAAATAATAATTATCGGCATCCTTTTCTTCAAGTTTCAAAATATAAGTTTCTGTTTCGGAATAAACAATTGCATTTTCCGGAAGGGCGTATTTTTTAAATTCCGAGGAAATTACATCAACATTCATAAACATATTTTCGGCTAAATTTTCGGAAGTTTCTGTGTCTGTTTCAGCATAACAGGTTACGGTTTTTGTTTCGTTATTAACAGACTTTCCGATTGCTTTAATTTTACCTTCATATTTTAAATTTTCATTATCAGGCATGAAAAATATTATTCCCTGCCCGGTTTTTATTTTAGAAATATCCTTTTCAAAAACAAAAAATTCCAGTTGCAAAGATTTAATATTTATAACTTCAAACAAATTATCGCCGGCATTTACCGATTGTCCGATAAGGCAATTATGATTACTGATATATCCGTTTATGGGTGAGGTTAAATAAATTTCAGAATATATATTTCCGTTTAGAATTTTGCCGGGGCTAAGTTTCATCATCAAGATTTTTTGTTTTAGGCCGTTATAAGTTCCCAAAGTACCGAGATATTCACTTTTTGCTGTTTCAAACTCTTTGTCGGATAAAACTTTATTTTCGTGCAATTCTTTTTTTCGTAAATAATTTTGCTTTAAATTATCGAGTTTTGCAGCAACTTCTGAAAATTCTTGCTGTAAAGATACAATTCCCATACCGGTAATTGAACATAATTTTTGTCCTTTTACAACTTTCTGCTCCGGGGCAACAAAAACTTTTTTGACGATTCCGGGAAATAAAGAATTAATCAGAGCTTTGCCTTTCGGTTTTGTAGAAATTTTTCCGGTTGTTCTTATTTTCTCCTTAAATATTTTCAACCTTATTTTTCCGGTTTGCATTGCCGATCTTTCAAATTGTTTTTGACTTACAACAATCAGATTATTAGTTTGCTTTGTGCTTATTTCTTCTGTGTTTTCATTTTTATCCTGCGAACAACTTTGAAACATGATTGTGCCTGCTAATACGAGGATAAATATTGTTATTTTGTTCATTACTAAAGAGTTTTAAAAAGTTAAATAGTTAAGTTCCAGAACAGCATCAGAATATTCTTTAAGATTTTTGAGGTATTCGTATTTAATGTTTAGTGCATTTTCGACACTGAAAATAAACTTAAAATAGTCAATATCACCGTTTTCGTAGCTCATTTGTGCAGATTTTAAAATTTCGGAAGACAGTTTTTTTCCGACATTTTCATAATAATCAATTTTTGACCGTAGTTTTGAAATTTCCGCTTTCAGCAACGATATTTTATTTTCGACTTTTATTTTTACAATTTGTTTTTCTTCTAAAGAAATATTTAAATTTATTTTTGCAGCTTTAAGTTTCGATTTTTGTGCTCCGAAAAACAGCGGAACAGATATACCTGCCTGATAACCGATATAATTTTCAGCACCGGGATAAGTGTTATTTCCGTTAAAAAGTCCGATTGTTACCGAAGGTAAGAAATTACTTTTTTCGGTTTTAATTACGGATTTTTTCAATTCTGAATTTTTATCAAATAATTTAATATAAATGTTAGAATCTGATATTACAAAATTAGATTCGGGAGGTATTAAATCAATATCCGGAAAACTAAAATCAAAATCAGTTTGCAATAATGTTTTTATTCTGTCGTAAGTTGTTTCGATGTCTTTTTCAATATTCTCTTTTCTAATTTTCAGCATATCAGCTTTTGCCTTTGCATTAAGGTACGATAACGAATTTGTTTCGCCTGTTCTGTATCTTAGCTCTGATGCCGTTATAAAATCTTTGTAAAGACTGTCGATTTTCAATATCAGCTTTTTGCTGTTTTGCAGGTATATAATTTTATAATACAATAATGAAATATCTTTTTTGACCTTCATTATTTTTATATCATATTTGGTTTCCGCAATTTCCTTTCTGATTTTTTGCGATTTTTTTTCGGAAATATATATCGTAGGGAATTTGAAACTTTGTTCTACTCCGAAAATATTCAAAGGATGGTTATTTTCGGCAATATTATTTTCATCAAATTCATAATAAATATCTGTTTTTTCAATGTCAAATGCCGAACGGATTAAAGCATTTTCTCTGTCAACTGTCAGTTTTGATTGTTTTATTTCCGGATTATTTTTAAGTGCAATTTCAACGGCTTTTTCAAGTGTTATTTGTTTTTTTGATGTTTGTGCCTGCAAAGTTGCGGGAACTAATAAAAATATTCCGATAAAGAAAAACAGTTTTTTAAATTTCATCTTCTTTTTTAATTTTTCAGGTTCTTCAAAAATAGCATAAAGCAGGGGTAATGCGATCATAGTCAGCAGAGTAGAGGTAACAAGCCCGCCAATTACAACGGTAGCCAATGGTCTTTGCACTTCTGCTCCGGCAGATGAAGAAATTGCCATAGGCAAAAATCCCAAAGCTGCTGCAGAAGCTGTTAAAAGCACGGCTCTTAAACGGTCTTGCGTTCCTTTAAATATAAGTTCTCTTATTGTATATTTGCCTTCTTTTTTCAACTCTTTAAAGTGTTCGAGCAGAACTATTCCGTTGAGTACAGCAATACCGAAGAGAGCAATAAACCCTATTCCTGCCGAAACACTGAACGGCATTCCTCTTATCCACAAAAATGTAACACCTCCTACGGCAGATAAAGGAACAGCAGTGTATATAAGCAATACATCTTTAATTGATTTAAAAGCGAAGTGTAAAAATATGAAAATCAAAAGCAATGCAATCGGGACAACAATGAACAAACGGCGTGTTGCATTTTGTAAATTCTCAAATTGTCCGCCGTATGTAACGTAATATCCTGCTTTGAGCTTAAGATTTTTATCTATTTCTACCTGAATATCCTCAACCACCGATTGTAAATCTCGGTTTCTTACATTAATGCTTACAACAACCCTACGATGCGTATTATCGCGAGATATTTTTGCCGGTCCGTAAGTATAAAACACATCTGCAACTTCGCTTAAACGTATCAGTTTACCATCGGAAGTTCTCAATGGCATATTTTTTATGTTTTCAATGTTCTTCCTGAAATAATTATTATAACGCAAAACCAAATCAAAACGTTTTTCTCCTTCAAATACACTTCCTGCAATATTTCCTGCAAAGGCAGTAGTTAAAGTATTATTAATTTCTTTAATATTCATTCCGAAGCGAGCAATTTTTTGAGTTTTATATGTTATTCCGATTTGCGGAAGTCCCGCAGTTTTTTCGATGATAATATCGGCAGCACCCTGTACCTCTTCTATTAGCTTTTTTATTTCAATTGCTTTTTTATTCAGGTAATCTAAATCTTCACCGTAAATTTTCACGGCAATATCGGCACGTACGCCTGTAATCAGTTCATTAAAACGCATTTCTATCGGTTGCGTAAATTCATATTCAATACCCGGAAATACAGATAATGTTTCTTTAATTTTATCAGCAAGTTCTTCTTTGGTATCGGCATTTACCCATTCGTTTTTCGGTTTAAGCCTGATAATCATATCTGTTTCTTCCA
Coding sequences:
- a CDS encoding CusA/CzcA family heavy metal efflux RND transporter, which gives rise to MIKSIISFSIKYKLIIFLFTATVTAFGIFALSRIPVGAVPDITNNQVQVITVSTNLSTQDIEQFITYPIELEMANLPGVQEIRSVSKFGLSVVTIVFDESMGTYLPRQLIEEKIKAAKENIPEDFGMPTLGPITTGLGEIYQYTLDVKPGYEDKYDAMKLRTIQDWLVKRNLSGIPGVVEINSWGGYLKQFEVSVNPQKLFNYNISLAEVFNALENSNSIAGGAYIEKGNRSFFIRGNGLLKDIEDIKLIVVKKNSKKPILIKDIAEVKTGYANRFGAITANGEGEKVLGQIMMLKGANSQDVINAVHKKIDELQKILPEGVYINPILDRSELLAKTSFTIVENLLLGSIIVIFVVMLLLGDARSALIIASIIPLALLFTISLMYIFGIDANLMSLGALDFGIIIDGAVILVEFIMFSLILNRDKIKNTPKEERKSLYDKITAEGAGKMMSSAVFGQVIILIILVPILSLTGVEGKMFRPMALTFSFAIIGAMIFGFTWLPVASSLFLKPKKLSKRNPSVILMNIITKSYKPVLKWSYSHKKIVLGAALASLIFTGIIFTRMGGEFIPTLDEGDFVIQPVLKTGTSLSETVKMMTEMEKELMAKFSEIDQIVCRIGAAEVPTDPMSMEETDMIIRLKPKNEWVNADTKEELADKIKETLSVFPGIEYEFTQPIEMRFNELITGVRADIAVKIYGEDLDYLNKKAIEIKKLIEEVQGAADIIIEKTAGLPQIGITYKTQKIARFGMNIKEINNTLTTAFAGNIAGSVFEGEKRFDLVLRYNNYFRKNIENIKNMPLRTSDGKLIRLSEVADVFYTYGPAKISRDNTHRRVVVSINVRNRDLQSVVEDIQVEIDKNLKLKAGYYVTYGGQFENLQNATRRLFIVVPIALLLIFIFLHFAFKSIKDVLLIYTAVPLSAVGGVTFLWIRGMPFSVSAGIGFIALFGIAVLNGIVLLEHFKELKKEGKYTIRELIFKGTQDRLRAVLLTASAAALGFLPMAISSSAGAEVQRPLATVVIGGLVTSTLLTMIALPLLYAIFEEPEKLKKKMKFKKLFFFIGIFLLVPATLQAQTSKKQITLEKAVEIALKNNPEIKQSKLTVDRENALIRSAFDIEKTDIYYEFDENNIAENNHPLNIFGVEQSFKFPTIYISEKKSQKIRKEIAETKYDIKIMKVKKDISLLYYKIIYLQNSKKLILKIDSLYKDFITASELRYRTGETNSLSYLNAKAKADMLKIRKENIEKDIETTYDRIKTLLQTDFDFSFPDIDLIPPESNFVISDSNIYIKLFDKNSELKKSVIKTEKSNFLPSVTIGLFNGNNTYPGAENYIGYQAGISVPLFFGAQKSKLKAAKINLNISLEEKQIVKIKVENKISLLKAEISKLRSKIDYYENVGKKLSSEILKSAQMSYENGDIDYFKFIFSVENALNIKYEYLKNLKEYSDAVLELNYLTF
- a CDS encoding acyltransferase codes for the protein MQNKNITAKNIFSIKNEEQFNAAALEVFEYQLGADGVYRSYIKKLNINISQIKHYKDIPFLPIDFFKTHKIISSEREIQTTFRSSGTTGMSTSEHHIPDLKIYEESFIKTFELFYGNPEQYTFLALLPSYSERNDSSLIYMVEKLMQISNKKGNEYYLYNHEELFEKLSELENRKQKTILFGVSFALLDFFEKFKISLKNTTIIETGGMKGRKKEIVREELHRIIKNATGLKQIHSEYGMTELLSQAYAKQENKYITPPWMKILIRDTNDPFDLLPQGKSGGINIIDLANIYSCSFIETKDLGKIHKDNSFEVLGRFDNSDVRGCNLMVI
- a CDS encoding enoyl-CoA hydratase-related protein; protein product: MNYENIQTEVKDGILTITLNRPKQLNALNKAVFAELESIFTEIATKNEVKSILITGSGEKAFAAGADIKEFANFSVEEGKELSANGQRIFKIIETFKKPVIAAVNGFALGGGLELAMACHIRTASDNARFGQPEVSLGVTPGYAGTQRLTQLIGKGKATELLMTGAMIKADEALKLGLVNYVFPQNELIEKTEELLKTIMKQSPVAVAGVIACIDAYFTAGVDGFKTEIEEFGKCFGTEDFKEGTDAFMNKRKANFPGK
- a CDS encoding efflux RND transporter periplasmic adaptor subunit; the protein is MNKITIFILVLAGTIMFQSCSQDKNENTEEISTKQTNNLIVVSQKQFERSAMQTGKIRLKIFKEKIRTTGKISTKPKGKALINSLFPGIVKKVFVAPEQKVVKGQKLCSITGMGIVSLQQEFSEVAAKLDNLKQNYLRKKELHENKVLSDKEFETAKSEYLGTLGTYNGLKQKILMMKLSPGKILNGNIYSEIYLTSPINGYISNHNCLIGQSVNAGDNLFEVINIKSLQLEFFVFEKDISKIKTGQGIIFFMPDNENLKYEGKIKAIGKSVNNETKTVTCYAETDTETSENLAENMFMNVDVISSEFKKYALPENAIVYSETETYILKLEEKDADNYYFAKKNIKPGQTYNGFTEVMLNDTAAIFLEKGAYNLLTE
- a CDS encoding radical SAM protein; translation: MPVFLFDETIFGPVKSRRLGVSLGINLLPLDYKYCNFDCIYCECGRTHKEKFKGKRFHDRKDVKEKLENVLSEMKKNNNSPDVITFAGNGEPTIHPDFEGIIGDTIITRNKYFPKARIAVLSNATLIQKKSVFNALQKVDDNILKLDSAFDETVKFMNNPPAEFTVKKLVGNLKAFKGNLIIQTMFLSGTYKGKSADNTNNKEVEAWIKLLKEIKPKQVMIYTIDRDTPSENLKKVSPEKLYEIAEKVKNEGFEIQVSV